Proteins encoded together in one Stutzerimonas stutzeri window:
- a CDS encoding DUF1329 domain-containing protein: MFTTGALTLSLLASSAMAAVSQSEAARLGSELTPVGAEKAGNAAGTIPAWTGGLAQDAAPVSPDGFVGDPYAGDKPKFTITAQNYEQYKANLTPGQIAMFKRYPDSYRLPVYETRRSAAMPQHVYDAAARNATQTQLVRGGNGLENFEKAIAFPIPKDGLEVIWNHITRYRGGSARRVVAQATPQVNGNFSLVKFVDEVVYTDTLTDYKPEKHGNVLFYFKQQVTEPSRLAGNVLLVHETLDQVKEPRMAWIYNAGQRRVRRAPQVAYDGPGTAADGLRTSDNLDMFNGAPDRYDWKLIGKKELYIPYNAYRLDSPQLKYSDIIKPGHINQDLTRYELHRVWEVEATLKTGERHIYAKRHFFIDEDTWQAAVVDHYDGRNQLWRVAEAHGLHFYNVQVPLYSMETLYDLISGRYLVMGMKNEEKNPYTYNYKANSNQYTPAALRSSGVR, from the coding sequence ATGTTCACAACCGGAGCCTTAACCCTATCGCTGCTGGCCAGCAGCGCCATGGCCGCGGTATCCCAGTCCGAGGCGGCACGCCTGGGCAGCGAACTGACCCCGGTCGGCGCCGAGAAGGCTGGTAATGCGGCAGGCACCATTCCCGCCTGGACCGGCGGTCTGGCGCAGGATGCCGCTCCGGTTTCGCCCGATGGCTTCGTCGGCGATCCCTATGCCGGCGACAAGCCGAAGTTCACCATCACCGCGCAGAACTACGAGCAGTACAAGGCCAACCTCACGCCCGGCCAGATCGCCATGTTCAAGCGTTACCCGGACAGCTACCGGCTGCCGGTGTACGAGACCCGGCGCAGCGCCGCCATGCCGCAGCACGTCTACGACGCGGCGGCCCGCAACGCCACGCAGACCCAGCTGGTTCGCGGCGGCAACGGCCTGGAGAACTTCGAGAAGGCCATCGCCTTCCCGATTCCCAAGGACGGTCTGGAAGTCATCTGGAACCACATCACCCGCTACCGTGGCGGCTCGGCGCGTCGCGTCGTCGCCCAGGCCACGCCGCAGGTGAACGGCAACTTCAGCCTGGTGAAGTTCGTCGACGAGGTGGTCTACACCGACACCCTCACCGACTACAAGCCGGAGAAGCATGGCAACGTGCTGTTCTATTTCAAGCAGCAGGTCACCGAACCCTCCCGCCTGGCCGGCAACGTGCTGCTGGTGCACGAAACCCTGGACCAGGTGAAGGAACCGCGAATGGCGTGGATTTACAACGCCGGCCAGCGCCGCGTGCGCCGCGCCCCGCAGGTCGCCTATGACGGCCCGGGCACCGCAGCGGACGGCCTGCGTACCTCCGACAATCTGGACATGTTCAACGGCGCGCCGGACCGCTACGACTGGAAGCTGATCGGCAAGAAGGAGCTGTACATCCCGTACAACGCCTATCGCCTGGATTCGCCGCAGCTCAAGTACAGCGACATCATCAAGCCCGGCCACATCAACCAGGATCTGACTCGCTACGAGCTGCACCGCGTGTGGGAAGTGGAAGCGACCCTGAAGACGGGTGAGCGCCATATCTATGCCAAGCGCCACTTCTTCATCGACGAGGACACCTGGCAGGCCGCAGTGGTCGATCATTACGACGGTCGCAATCAGCTCTGGCGCGTGGCCGAAGCCCACGGCCTGCACTTCTACAATGTGCAGGTTCCGCTGTACTCCATGGAGACCCTCTACGACCTCATTTCCGGCCGCTACCTGGTCATGGGCATGAAGAACGAAGAGAAGAACCCCTACACCTATAACTACAAGGCCAACTCCAACCAGTACACCCCGGCAGCCCTGCGCAGCTCCGGCGTACGCTGA
- the mqo gene encoding malate dehydrogenase (quinone), with translation MILENALMTQHDSEAVDMVLVGAGIMSATLAVLLKELDPNIKLEIVELQESGAIESSNPWNNAGTGHAGLCELNYTPDSKDGTIDIKKAVLINTQFEVSKQFWAYLADREGFGSPRDFINPVPHLSFVRGSKNIDYLKRRFDALKTHHAFADMEYSEDRATLAEWMPLMMPGRDPSEPIAATRAMNGTDVNFGAVTSQLLGYLARSGGVKISYNQKVTGLDRTASGWKVDIKNTRTGGSRQVQAGFVFLGAGGAALPLLQMSGIEEGKGFGGFPVSGQWLRCDNQEIVKQHQAKVYSLAAVGAPPMSVPHLDTRVVDGKKSLLFGPYAGFTTKFLKRGSFMDLPLSIRPSNIGPMMAVARDNMDLTRYLIKEVMQSMEDRLATLRGFYPEAKAEDWRLEIAGQRVQIIKKDPKKGGILQFGTELVAAKDGTIAALLGASPGASVTVSIMLDLLERCFPEQYRSQAWSSKLQEMFPAREATLQNDAAAYREISQMADKRLGLTY, from the coding sequence GTGATTCTGGAGAACGCGTTGATGACGCAACACGATAGCGAAGCAGTGGATATGGTGCTGGTGGGAGCCGGCATCATGAGTGCGACCCTGGCGGTACTGCTCAAGGAACTCGATCCCAATATCAAGCTGGAAATCGTCGAGCTGCAGGAATCCGGAGCCATCGAAAGCTCCAACCCGTGGAACAACGCCGGTACCGGCCACGCGGGCCTTTGCGAGCTGAACTACACCCCTGACAGCAAAGACGGCACGATCGACATCAAGAAGGCCGTGCTGATCAACACCCAGTTCGAAGTCTCGAAGCAGTTCTGGGCCTACCTGGCCGACCGCGAAGGCTTCGGCTCCCCGCGCGATTTCATCAATCCTGTTCCGCACCTGAGCTTCGTGCGCGGCAGCAAGAACATCGACTATCTCAAGCGCCGCTTCGACGCGCTGAAGACGCATCACGCCTTCGCCGACATGGAGTACAGCGAGGATCGCGCGACCCTCGCCGAGTGGATGCCGCTGATGATGCCGGGCCGTGATCCGAGCGAGCCGATCGCCGCGACGCGCGCCATGAACGGCACCGACGTCAACTTCGGTGCGGTGACCAGCCAGCTGCTCGGTTACCTCGCGCGCAGTGGCGGGGTCAAGATTTCCTACAACCAGAAGGTCACCGGTCTCGACCGTACCGCCAGCGGCTGGAAGGTCGACATCAAGAACACCCGCACCGGTGGCTCGCGTCAGGTGCAAGCCGGATTCGTATTCCTCGGCGCTGGCGGTGCCGCGCTGCCGCTGCTGCAGATGTCCGGCATCGAGGAGGGCAAGGGCTTCGGTGGTTTCCCGGTCAGTGGTCAGTGGCTGCGCTGCGACAACCAGGAAATCGTCAAGCAGCACCAGGCCAAGGTCTACAGCCTGGCCGCGGTGGGCGCACCGCCGATGTCGGTGCCGCACCTCGATACCCGCGTGGTCGATGGCAAGAAGTCTCTGCTGTTCGGCCCCTACGCCGGTTTCACCACCAAGTTCCTCAAGCGCGGTTCGTTCATGGACCTGCCGCTGTCGATTCGCCCGAGCAACATCGGCCCGATGATGGCCGTCGCTCGCGACAACATGGACCTGACCCGCTACCTGATCAAGGAAGTGATGCAGTCCATGGAGGATCGCCTGGCAACGCTGCGCGGCTTCTATCCGGAGGCCAAGGCCGAAGACTGGCGCCTGGAGATCGCCGGTCAGCGCGTGCAGATCATCAAGAAGGATCCGAAGAAGGGTGGCATCCTGCAGTTCGGCACCGAACTGGTCGCAGCGAAGGATGGCACCATCGCCGCACTGCTCGGCGCATCGCCGGGTGCTTCGGTGACTGTCTCCATCATGCTCGATCTGCTCGAGCGCTGCTTCCCCGAGCAGTACCGCTCGCAGGCCTGGTCGAGCAAGCTGCAGGAAATGTTCCCGGCGCGCGAAGCCACGCTGCAGAACGACGCGGCAGCCTATCGTGAGATCAGCCAGATGGCGGACAAGCGCCTCGGCCTGACCTACTGA
- the dauA gene encoding C4-dicarboxylic acid transporter DauA: protein MKLPPLFAAWRQALHLGYGARALRGDISAGLTVGIIAIPLAMALAIAVGVAPQHGLYTVLVAAPLIALTGGSRFNVSGPTAAFVVILLPITQQFGLGGLLLCTMLAGLILITLGLLRAGRLIAFIPYPVTLGFTAGIGIVIATLQIKDLFGLTLSEQPQHYVEQVGLLLRSLPSAHLGDALVAVICLTVLIVWPRWVPKIPGHLVALTVGAVAGALLESSGLSVATLGERFSYTLDGVTHPGIPPFLPDFAWPWLLPGPDGQPLELSYELFRQLLAPAFAIAMLGAIESLLCAVVADGMTGSSHEPNGELIGQGLGNLVAPLFGGITATAAIARSATNVRAGAFSPLASMIHAGVVLVAILWLAPLFSYLPMAALAALLVMVAWNMSEAPHVMHVLRIAPRSDVLVLLTCLILTVLFDMVLAVGVGLLLAAGLFIKRMSELTDTTALSREQRRILRDMPEHVATYAIRGPLFFGAAEKALGALRRFNPEVKVVIVDISAVPMMDMTALASLENVLVDYRRLGVTLILSGSSAQVRLKLRRAGIHRLQGHLLYVRNLTQAREKALRLLRPEPDPAPV from the coding sequence ATGAAGTTACCCCCTCTGTTCGCGGCATGGCGGCAGGCCTTGCACCTGGGTTACGGAGCCCGCGCATTGCGCGGCGACATCAGCGCCGGATTGACCGTTGGCATCATCGCCATCCCCCTGGCCATGGCACTGGCCATCGCGGTCGGCGTGGCGCCCCAGCACGGGTTGTACACGGTACTCGTGGCGGCTCCGCTGATCGCCCTGACCGGGGGCTCACGCTTCAACGTTTCCGGGCCGACGGCGGCGTTCGTGGTGATTCTGTTACCGATCACCCAGCAGTTCGGCCTGGGCGGACTGCTGCTGTGCACCATGCTCGCCGGCCTGATTCTGATCACCCTCGGCCTGCTGCGCGCCGGCCGCCTGATCGCCTTTATCCCCTACCCCGTGACCCTCGGTTTCACCGCGGGCATCGGCATCGTCATCGCCACCTTGCAGATCAAGGACCTGTTCGGCCTGACCCTCTCCGAGCAACCGCAGCACTATGTCGAGCAGGTCGGCCTGCTTTTGCGCTCGTTGCCCAGCGCGCATCTGGGTGACGCCCTGGTGGCCGTGATCTGCCTCACCGTGCTGATCGTCTGGCCACGCTGGGTGCCCAAGATCCCGGGACATCTGGTGGCGCTGACGGTCGGGGCGGTGGCAGGGGCACTGCTGGAGTCTTCAGGGCTGTCGGTCGCAACCCTTGGTGAACGCTTCAGCTACACCCTGGATGGCGTCACACACCCGGGCATTCCGCCGTTCCTGCCGGATTTTGCCTGGCCGTGGCTGTTGCCCGGTCCGGACGGCCAGCCGCTAGAGCTGAGCTACGAACTGTTCCGCCAGCTGCTGGCACCGGCTTTCGCCATTGCCATGCTCGGCGCCATCGAATCGCTACTCTGCGCCGTCGTCGCCGATGGCATGACCGGCAGCAGCCACGAGCCCAACGGCGAGCTGATCGGCCAGGGGCTGGGCAATCTGGTCGCGCCACTGTTCGGTGGCATCACCGCGACCGCCGCCATCGCCCGCAGCGCGACCAATGTCAGGGCCGGCGCGTTTTCGCCACTGGCCTCGATGATCCACGCCGGCGTCGTGCTGGTCGCAATACTCTGGCTGGCGCCGCTGTTCAGCTATCTGCCAATGGCAGCACTGGCGGCGTTGCTGGTGATGGTGGCCTGGAACATGAGCGAAGCACCGCACGTGATGCACGTGTTGCGCATCGCCCCGCGCAGCGACGTGCTGGTGCTGCTGACCTGCCTGATCCTCACCGTGCTGTTCGACATGGTGTTGGCGGTAGGCGTCGGGCTGCTGCTGGCGGCCGGGTTGTTCATCAAGCGCATGAGCGAGCTGACCGACACCACCGCCCTCTCCCGGGAGCAGCGGCGCATCCTCCGGGACATGCCCGAGCATGTGGCCACCTATGCGATCCGCGGGCCGCTGTTCTTTGGCGCCGCGGAAAAGGCTCTGGGCGCGCTGCGGCGCTTCAACCCCGAGGTCAAGGTGGTGATCGTCGACATCAGCGCGGTGCCAATGATGGACATGACGGCCCTGGCATCGCTGGAGAACGTGCTGGTGGATTACCGCCGCCTGGGCGTCACCCTCATTCTCAGTGGCAGCAGTGCGCAGGTCCGGCTGAAGCTGCGCCGTGCCGGCATCCATCGCCTGCAGGGGCATCTGCTCTACGTACGCAATCTCACCCAGGCGCGGGAAAAGGCGCTGCGCCTGTTGCGACCGGAGCCGGATCCGGCTCCGGTGTGA
- a CDS encoding PA4642 family protein produces MRKDKKQVIGDEIGDESIKLFLQPEPADDTPPSLHKLIKAYRGLRIDDFERFLGFFVAAGYDLDARNSKGQSFVDLIADQRQAAPYIELIEARRG; encoded by the coding sequence ATGCGTAAAGACAAGAAGCAGGTGATTGGCGACGAGATCGGGGATGAGTCGATCAAGCTGTTTCTGCAGCCTGAACCGGCTGACGACACCCCACCTTCGTTGCACAAGCTGATCAAGGCCTACCGCGGCCTTCGCATCGATGACTTCGAGCGCTTTCTCGGCTTCTTCGTGGCTGCCGGCTACGATCTCGACGCCAGGAACAGCAAAGGGCAGAGCTTTGTCGATCTGATCGCCGATCAGCGTCAGGCCGCGCCCTATATCGAGCTGATCGAGGCCCGGCGCGGCTGA
- a CDS encoding YajG family lipoprotein, which produces MLQRLLFGLVTVLGMSLVGCAHSPQQLDPNPKLNGTINPVGQGQPVVVRVVDARPSPTLGTRGGLYPETSAVIVPSAKVIPKLQAQTEAAVRLLGFTPSPNAYNAPQLTLTLAELKYQSPKEGLYVTEANIGATLKIEVQNAGKRYNGRYGASLNQRFGMAPNEQTNTKLVSDVLSDALTRVFRDDNIGRLLAQ; this is translated from the coding sequence ATGCTGCAACGCCTGTTGTTCGGTCTTGTCACCGTTCTTGGAATGAGTCTGGTCGGTTGTGCCCACAGCCCGCAGCAGCTCGACCCGAACCCCAAACTCAACGGCACCATCAATCCCGTTGGCCAGGGGCAGCCCGTGGTCGTACGGGTGGTCGATGCGCGCCCGTCGCCGACCCTCGGCACTCGTGGCGGCCTGTATCCGGAAACCAGCGCTGTGATCGTGCCGAGTGCCAAGGTCATCCCCAAGCTGCAGGCCCAGACCGAAGCCGCCGTGCGACTGCTCGGTTTCACGCCATCGCCGAACGCCTATAACGCGCCGCAGCTGACGCTGACCTTGGCCGAGCTGAAGTATCAGTCGCCGAAGGAGGGGCTGTACGTCACCGAGGCGAATATCGGCGCAACGCTTAAGATCGAGGTGCAGAACGCCGGCAAGCGCTACAACGGCCGCTATGGTGCATCGTTGAACCAGCGCTTCGGCATGGCGCCAAACGAGCAGACCAACACCAAGCTGGTCAGCGATGTGCTGAGCGATGCGCTGACCCGGGTATTCCGCGACGACAACATCGGCCGCCTGCTGGCCCAGTAA
- a CDS encoding 1-acyl-sn-glycerol-3-phosphate acyltransferase: MMDEFEAIRPYADAEVPTVMARLFADREFLDILAHFRFPRLADSMGWLIKPVISRRLRKQFASIHTVDALQHKIEAYIDRTIERATDGVTFSGLEHLQKGRAYLFLANHRDIVMDPAFVNYAVYQAGIRTPRIAIGDNLLQRPFVSDLMRLNKSFIVRRSITGRREKLAAYQVLSAYINHSIRNDGESVWIAQAEGRAKDGDDRTDSAILKMLHMSRKDEAFAEALEALRPVPVSISYEYDPCDQAKARELYIRATTGTYSKAPGEDDTSIALGITGYKGRVHIAFGSPMESVPDDAKQMAIAVDRQILGSYRLFPVHYLAYRLWDEQDPEIKVPSAAELFSREEIERAEAEWSKRLAACPSVQQPYLIQQYATPVRNQYRLLAGLEP; the protein is encoded by the coding sequence ATGATGGACGAATTCGAAGCCATCCGACCCTACGCCGACGCCGAAGTACCGACTGTCATGGCGCGCCTGTTCGCTGACCGGGAGTTTCTCGACATTCTGGCGCACTTCCGCTTCCCGCGCCTGGCCGACAGCATGGGCTGGCTGATCAAGCCGGTGATCTCGCGCCGCCTGCGCAAGCAGTTCGCCAGCATCCATACAGTGGATGCCCTGCAGCACAAGATCGAAGCCTATATCGACCGGACCATCGAGCGCGCCACCGACGGCGTGACCTTCTCCGGACTGGAGCACCTGCAGAAGGGCCGCGCCTACCTGTTCCTGGCCAATCACCGCGACATCGTGATGGACCCGGCCTTCGTCAACTACGCGGTCTACCAGGCCGGCATCCGCACACCGCGCATCGCCATCGGCGACAACCTGCTGCAACGCCCCTTCGTCAGCGACCTGATGCGCCTGAACAAGAGCTTCATCGTGCGCCGTTCCATCACTGGCCGCCGGGAGAAGCTGGCCGCCTATCAGGTACTCTCGGCGTACATCAATCACTCGATACGCAACGACGGCGAGTCGGTCTGGATCGCCCAGGCCGAGGGCCGCGCCAAGGATGGTGACGACCGTACCGATTCGGCCATCCTCAAGATGCTGCACATGAGCCGCAAGGACGAAGCCTTCGCCGAGGCGCTGGAGGCGCTGCGTCCGGTGCCGGTATCGATCAGCTACGAGTACGACCCCTGCGATCAGGCCAAGGCCCGGGAGCTCTACATCCGCGCCACGACCGGAACCTACAGCAAGGCTCCGGGCGAGGATGACACCAGCATCGCGTTGGGTATCACCGGCTATAAAGGCCGCGTACACATTGCCTTCGGCTCGCCGATGGAAAGCGTGCCGGACGACGCCAAGCAGATGGCCATAGCGGTGGATCGGCAGATTCTCGGTAGCTACCGGCTGTTTCCGGTGCACTACCTGGCCTACCGGCTATGGGACGAGCAGGACCCGGAAATCAAGGTGCCCAGTGCCGCCGAACTGTTCAGCCGCGAGGAAATCGAGCGGGCCGAAGCCGAATGGAGCAAACGTCTGGCTGCCTGCCCGAGCGTGCAGCAGCCGTACCTGATCCAGCAGTACGCGACCCCGGTGCGCAACCAGTACCGCCTGCTGGCTGGGTTGGAGCCCTGA